A single window of Lynx canadensis isolate LIC74 chromosome C2, mLynCan4.pri.v2, whole genome shotgun sequence DNA harbors:
- the HMGN1 gene encoding non-histone chromosomal protein HMG-14, whose product MPGGGGGAGSGGGAQWSSDGPPHLFRARAAARSSGGGRSGSGQAAQLREGSRRAAARRHPARARPAATMPKRKVSSAEGAAKEEPKRRSARLSAKPAPAKVEAKPKKAAGKEKSSDKKVQTKGKRGAKGKQAEVANQETKEDLPAENGETKNEESPASDEAGEKEAKSD is encoded by the exons AtgccgggcgggggtgggggcgccgggagcgggggcggggcgcagTGGTCGAGTGACGGCCCGCCTCACCTATTCCGGGCGCGGGCCGCGGCGCG CAGCTCCGGCGGCGGGAGGAGCGGTAGCGGCCAGGCAGCCCAGCTTCGCGAAGGCTCTCGGCGCGCGGCGGCCCGCAGGCACCCGGCAcgcgcccgccccgccgccaCGATGCCCAAGAGGAAG GTCAGCTCCGCCGAGGGGGCGGCGAAGGAGGAG CCCAAGAGGAGGTCGGCGAGGTTGTCAGCT AAACCTGCTCCTGCAAAAGTGGAAGCGAAGCCAAAAAAGGCGGCGGGAAAG GAGAAATCTTCAGACAAAAAAGTGcaaacaaaggggaaaaggggagcAAAGGGAAAACAGGCTGAAGTGGCtaaccaagaaacaaaagaagacttACCTGCAGAAAATGGAGAAACTAAAAACGAGGAG AGTCCAGCCTCTGatgaagcaggagagaaagaagccaagtCTGATTAG